One Polynucleobacter sp. SHI8 genomic window, AAATCGTCCCCTAAAATAGCAATGCGTTTGTATTTAAGCTCTTTGGCCACATACTCACCAAAGGGATGATTCGGTTGTGCTGAACTACCTACGGCTCTAACAAACCATGGATTAGGTTTACGCTGGGTTAAATCTTCAGCACCTGCAGATGGCGATATCGTTGGAATCTCTGCTTTACGAATATAGTCATCAACCGCCAGTGCTTCAAAGGCCGCCAAAGGTCCAATCACTACATTGACTTTATCTTTCTCAACTAGTTCTTGAATTTTAGTTTTAGTAATTGCTGGTTGCCCCCCAGTATCAGCGACAAAAAGCTCTACTTTACGTCCTGCAATCATATTGTTATGCTCTTTTAAATAGAGCTTTAAGCCATCCTCCATTTGTATTCCACCAGCAGCTAAAGCTCCCGATTTAATGGTCAAAAAGCCAACTCGAATCGGATCATTTGGGCCTGCATATGACATATTCGTAGCGAAAAGAAAAAGAAATACTGAAATGAATCGATGCAAAAAAGCACTCTGTATTGTCATTGAAGTCTCCATTTGTAATATTGTTTATTGAACTGAATATGTTATATTACAACGAGTTAGTGATGATAACTTTTTTATCACTCGTACATTTATAACAATCTAAATATAAAGACACTTTCTCATGCAGATGCATTCTTTTGAAACACATCAAATTAGTAATCAAGGAAAAAATTTAAGTTTTAAATCTGCTGGTTCTGGACAAGCAATTGTCTTATTTCATTCTTTACTAGCTGATCAATCTAGCTGGGATTTAATTACTCCAAGCTTGATCAAAACACATCAAGTGATTCAATTAAGTCTTCCTGGTTTTGATGAGTCTGATTTTGTAGGCGGCTCGTTAGATGCTATTTCTGATCAAATTGCCGAAGTCATTCATTCTTTAAAACTTACTCAAGCCCCTATTTTTATGGGTAATGGTTATGGTGGTTTTGTTGCTTTAAATACTGCTCTTAGACATCCTCAATTGCCTGCTAAATTAGTCTTAGCGGACTGTGGAGCATGTTTTTCAGAACCTGGTCGTGCCGCATTTAGGGGTATGTCAGAAAATGCTAAAAACAAAGGCTTGATTGCGATTGCTGATGTAGCGATGCGTCGTTTATTCGCTCCTGAATATCAAACACAACATCCACAATTAATTGCTGATCGTAAAGAACGCTTTTTAAATATCCATATGGATACTTTTCAAGGAGCTTGCGCAGCTTTATCAACGATGGATTTAAGACCACTGGTCACCAATTTAGCTATTCCGTCTTTAGTCGTGGTTGGCGAATTCGATGAGGCAACTCCAGTCCCAATGTCTGAGGAGCTAGCAAAATTACTCCCCAATGCGCAGTTAAAAATATTACCTGGACTTGCTCACGTTCCACAACTGCAAGATCCTCATGCATTTTTAGAAGCAATTCATTCTTTTATCTAAGTATCGATAACCTAAAAGGACATTTATGGCAACGACAAAAAAATTAGCTCCAGTTCGAGTTCCAGTCACTAGAGTTTCAACTAAAAAAATTGAAGAATCTCATGTTAAACCAATCGTTGGATTTATCGGTCTTGGTATCATGGGTTCTGCAATGGCTTCCAATCTAAACCAAGCAGGATTCCACGTGTTTGGTTTTGACCCCAGCCCAAAGCAACAAAAGGTGATGAAAAAAGAAGGGATTGATATTCAAACTACTGCAGCAGATGTTGCAGCGAATGCTAATTTAATCTTACTATCCCTTCCCTCTGTTGGTGCTCTGATGAGTGTTGTGAATGAAATCATCACTAAGGCGAAAAAAGGCACGGTTGTTGCTGAATTAGGGACTCTTCCTATCGAAGCTAAAGAGCTTGCTCGTGATACTCTTGCAAAAGCTGGCATTATTCTTTTAGATTGCCCATTATCTGGCACCGGCGCTCAAGCCAAAACAAGAGATCTAGTTGTGTATGCGAGTGGTGATAAAAAAGCTATTCAGAAAATGTCTCCCGTTTTCGAAGGCTTTGCTCGTGCTATGTACAACATCGGTGAATTTGGTCAAGGTATGAAAATGAAGTTAGTCGCTAACCATTTAGTGGCGATTCACAATGTGGCTTCTGCTGAGGCGATTTTATTAGGTGTTCAAATGGGGCTGGATGCGCATCAAATCGTCGAAGTGATTGGTAATAGCGCGGGTAGCTCAAGAATGTTCCAAGTGCGTGGTCCTGCAATGGCGAATCGAACATGGGGTGATGCCACCATGAAAATTGATGTTTGGAATAAAGATATGCATCTTATTGGAGACGCCATTGAGTCGTATGCTGTGCCAGCTCCGGTGTTTGCTTCTTGTATTCCTGTCTATAACGCTGCAAATGCCCTTGGACATGCAAAAGATGACACTGCTGTAGTTTATAAAGTGCTTGAAAACTGGTCTGCACCTTTGGCAAAAAAAGAATCTAGCAAGAAAAAGAAAAAATCAAAGAAATAATTAATTTAATTTTCGATAAAACTCTTTGACGTGTGCATCCGTGCGCACGTCATTATTTTTTATGGGTTGGAGTAATTCAATTCCTTCGAGCGTGGTGCATCTACTCAATGCCACATAAACCTGACCAGGCGCAAAGCTGCCACCGGTTAAATCGACTCTCACCTTCTCGAGTGTCTTTCCTTGGCTTTTATGAATAGTCACTGCCCATGCAAGCATCAAAGGAAACTGCTCAAACTTTCCATTAACTACTGGTTTAATTTGCTGTTCTTTTTCGTCAAATTCGTATTGATAAGACTCCCAGGCAAAAATAGGCACTTCTACAAGGTGCCTTAACTTCGATGATGCATGCACACTCACATCCAACTCAACCGTGATGGAGTCTGTCTCAAATTGCACAACCTTGCCCAAGGTGCCATTCATCCAACGCCTTGGAATATTTCGGTCATTCGCTGTAAACATCACTCGAGCGCCGAGTTTTAATGTCAAATCGAGCGGAGACGGAAGGTTTCTTTCATCTACATTGAATTTACCATCAATGCGACCTTTATAAATACGTGTTTCTGTATCAAGCAGACGCATTTCTTTAGCATTAATGCTATCTGCACGATGGTTCGTGGTAGTAAGCGTAATCGCTTGATTATCAGTCCCCATATTAGGCCGATAACACGTTTCATTAATAATTTGTAATGCCATACTGACATCATGATTCATCCGTACTTTATTGAGTAATTGTGTGAAGGACTGGTCTTTTTGACGAAAGATTTTAATGAGTTCAATATAGGTTAGTTCAGAGCGATGCAAAATATTAGCATTAAAGAAATAAGCCGCCTCGTACCCTCTTTCCCGTAAAACTTCCATTTCTTCTTGACGAACTACGGGTGGTAATTGAAACAAATCACCAACAAAAATGACTTGTATGCCACCAAAGGGGTGTCCCTCCCTAGGACCATTAGCACGTAAAAACATATCAATGGCATCAACCATATCTGCTCGAACCATTGAAATTTCATCAATAATTAAAACACCTAGCTTGTTGTAGAGGCGTCGATCTTTTAATTTTTTAATATCGTTTTCAGGAAAAATCAAACGTGGTGGAAAACGAAAAAAAGAATGGATAGTAACGCCTCGAACTTGAAGAGCCGCTACACCGGTTGGTGCAACTACAGCAACCTGCTCAGTGAGGTTATTACGTAAATAATTGACAAGGGTAGTTTTACCGGTACCAGCTCGACCGCTAATAAAGATAAATGGATCTTTTCTTGCAACCGCCTCTAAAACAGCTTCATACTCTGGTGTGATTTCTATCAAGGTAATTCTTTATTCAGTAACATTAGTGGACTGTTCAGCTGCTATTTGACGCAATGCATTAGCAAAAACTTCTGCTGGTTGACCACCTTGAATTAGGTACTTTCCCTCCACAATGACCGATGGCACTGCAGTAATGCCAATCGTCTTGTAATACTCTAAGGCCTCTCGAACATCACTCGTGTACTGATCTGACTCAAGAACTAGTTTCGCTTGAGAAACATTTAAACCTGCTCTGCGAACTGCATCAAAAAGAACTTCAGGATCATCTAAATTTTGATTCAGAGTGAAATATGCAGTGAGTAACTCTCGCTTTAATAAATACTGAGCGGCTAAGCTAATCTCAGTTTGCGCCCAATGCAGGAGACGATGACAATTGAAAGTGTTATACACACGTGGTCGAATTTGTTCATTAAATGGAAAACCGACGGCATTTGCTCGTGATTGAATCTGATGTTGATTTTTTCGAATCTCTTCTTCAGAAGATCCATACTTTTGAGTAAGGTGCTCCATTGTATCTTGACCACCTTTTGGCATATTTGGATTGAGCTCAAACGGATGAAATTGCAATTCGACTTGTATTTCATTCTTAACCTGATCAAGGGCTTGCTCCAAAGAGCCTAAGCCAATCGCACACCATGGACATGCCACATCTGAAACAAAGTCAATACGGATATTTTTCATCTACATTCTCTAATTTATACACTAACATACATAGAATAATCTAATTTTCAATGTACGATTGAGTTTCAGTACAATAAGTCTTTCAAGAGCAATTCCGTCATGACAAATACGACCTTTCCAACCAACAACAATTGGTCAGAATCTGGCTCAAGCAGAATCCCATTTTGGGCATATACTGACAAAGATATTTACCAAAAAGAGTTAGATCGTCTTTTTTATAATCAACATTGGTGTTACGTTGGACTAGAAGCAGAAATCCCCAATTTAGGAGACTTTAAACGCACTGTCATTGGTGAAAGATCTGTCATTGTCTCTAGAGATCTTGAAGGAGTTATCCACGTTCTTGAAAATGTCTGCGCCCATCGTGGTATGCAATTTTGCCGCGAAAGACATGGTAATAAAAAAGAGTTTGTTTGCCCCTACCATCAATGGAACTATAACTTAAAGGGTGATTTACAAGGCGTTCCTTTTCGCCGCGGCGTGAAAAAAGATGGACAAATACAAGGGGGAATGCCAAAAGATTTCAACCCAACTGACCACAGTCTCAATCGCTTAAAAGTTGCCACTAGAGGCGGGGTAATATTTGCCTCATTTGATCATTCTGTCGAATCGCTGGAAGACTATTTAGGTCCTGATATTGTGCATTATTTCGATCGCTTATTTGATGGTCGAGAGTTAACTATTTTGGGTTACAACAGACAACGTATTCCAGGCAACTGGAAGTTGATGCAAGAGAATATCAAAGACCCCTACCATCCTGGATTACTTCATACTTGGTTCATTACCTACGGTCTCTGGCGTGCGGATAATGAAT contains:
- a CDS encoding alpha/beta hydrolase; this translates as MQMHSFETHQISNQGKNLSFKSAGSGQAIVLFHSLLADQSSWDLITPSLIKTHQVIQLSLPGFDESDFVGGSLDAISDQIAEVIHSLKLTQAPIFMGNGYGGFVALNTALRHPQLPAKLVLADCGACFSEPGRAAFRGMSENAKNKGLIAIADVAMRRLFAPEYQTQHPQLIADRKERFLNIHMDTFQGACAALSTMDLRPLVTNLAIPSLVVVGEFDEATPVPMSEELAKLLPNAQLKILPGLAHVPQLQDPHAFLEAIHSFI
- a CDS encoding NAD(P)-dependent oxidoreductase encodes the protein MATTKKLAPVRVPVTRVSTKKIEESHVKPIVGFIGLGIMGSAMASNLNQAGFHVFGFDPSPKQQKVMKKEGIDIQTTAADVAANANLILLSLPSVGALMSVVNEIITKAKKGTVVAELGTLPIEAKELARDTLAKAGIILLDCPLSGTGAQAKTRDLVVYASGDKKAIQKMSPVFEGFARAMYNIGEFGQGMKMKLVANHLVAIHNVASAEAILLGVQMGLDAHQIVEVIGNSAGSSRMFQVRGPAMANRTWGDATMKIDVWNKDMHLIGDAIESYAVPAPVFASCIPVYNAANALGHAKDDTAVVYKVLENWSAPLAKKESSKKKKKSKK
- a CDS encoding AAA family ATPase translates to MIEITPEYEAVLEAVARKDPFIFISGRAGTGKTTLVNYLRNNLTEQVAVVAPTGVAALQVRGVTIHSFFRFPPRLIFPENDIKKLKDRRLYNKLGVLIIDEISMVRADMVDAIDMFLRANGPREGHPFGGIQVIFVGDLFQLPPVVRQEEMEVLRERGYEAAYFFNANILHRSELTYIELIKIFRQKDQSFTQLLNKVRMNHDVSMALQIINETCYRPNMGTDNQAITLTTTNHRADSINAKEMRLLDTETRIYKGRIDGKFNVDERNLPSPLDLTLKLGARVMFTANDRNIPRRWMNGTLGKVVQFETDSITVELDVSVHASSKLRHLVEVPIFAWESYQYEFDEKEQQIKPVVNGKFEQFPLMLAWAVTIHKSQGKTLEKVRVDLTGGSFAPGQVYVALSRCTTLEGIELLQPIKNNDVRTDAHVKEFYRKLN
- a CDS encoding DsbA family oxidoreductase; this encodes MKNIRIDFVSDVACPWCAIGLGSLEQALDQVKNEIQVELQFHPFELNPNMPKGGQDTMEHLTQKYGSSEEEIRKNQHQIQSRANAVGFPFNEQIRPRVYNTFNCHRLLHWAQTEISLAAQYLLKRELLTAYFTLNQNLDDPEVLFDAVRRAGLNVSQAKLVLESDQYTSDVREALEYYKTIGITAVPSVIVEGKYLIQGGQPAEVFANALRQIAAEQSTNVTE
- a CDS encoding aromatic ring-hydroxylating dioxygenase subunit alpha, with protein sequence MTNTTFPTNNNWSESGSSRIPFWAYTDKDIYQKELDRLFYNQHWCYVGLEAEIPNLGDFKRTVIGERSVIVSRDLEGVIHVLENVCAHRGMQFCRERHGNKKEFVCPYHQWNYNLKGDLQGVPFRRGVKKDGQIQGGMPKDFNPTDHSLNRLKVATRGGVIFASFDHSVESLEDYLGPDIVHYFDRLFDGRELTILGYNRQRIPGNWKLMQENIKDPYHPGLLHTWFITYGLWRADNESKLRMDRHFRHAAMISTRGNAGVKSQEVTAGVTSFKDAMEINDKRLIDIVPEDWWNGPTAVMLTIFPSVIIQQQVNSVSTRHIQPNGNGSFDFVWTHFGFAEDTPEMTERRLIQANLFGPAGFVSADDGEVIELSQMGFEQKPSHQVIAQLGGVECENTEHMVTETLIRGMYNYWRKVMEI